The following are from one region of the Sorghum bicolor cultivar BTx623 chromosome 2, Sorghum_bicolor_NCBIv3, whole genome shotgun sequence genome:
- the LOC110433017 gene encoding polyadenylate-binding protein RBP47-like → MQAAAVNGAGDVQKPHHHHQQQPVVVGAPPPPAAVVPSHWVAMPFAPPPGAAAMVMQPHQMAPAPPHQFAAAHFVPFHAVAPPPPRAAPVPAVALGSPAPHQAGHEENKTIWVGDLHYWMDENYLHSCFGYTGEVVAIKVIRNKQTGQSEGYGFVEFYSHAAAEKVLEGFSGHIMPNTDQPFRLNWASFSMGDRRSDVASDHSIFVGDLASDVNDATLLEAFSSRYSSVKGAKVVIDANTGRSKGYGFVRFGDDSEKTHAMTEMNGVYCSSRPMRIGPATPRKSSGTSGSNGSSARSDGGDLTNTTVFVGGLDPNVSEEDLRQTFSQYGEISSVKIPVGKQCGFVQFAQRKNAEDALQGLNGSTIGKQTVRLSWGRNPANKQFRGDNGNQWNNGGMYYAASPFYNGYGYPAAPFPDPGMYAAPAYGAYPFYGNQQQVS, encoded by the exons AtgcaggcggcggcggtgaaTGGCGCGGGCGAcgtgcagaagccccaccaccaccaccagcagcagccgGTGGTGGTGGGGGCGCCGCCTCCGCCGGCGGCCGTGGTGCCGTCCCATTGGGTTGCCATGCCGTTCGCGCCGCCTCCCGGGGCCGCGGCCATGGTGATGCAGCCGCACCAgatggcgccggcgccgccccaCCAGTTCGCGGCGGCCCACTTCGTGCCGTTCCACGccgtcgcgccgccgccgccgcgggcggcGCCCGTGCCAGCGGTCGCACTGGGCTCCCCCGCACCGCATCAGGCCGGGCACGAGGAGAACAAGACCATCTGGGTCGGCGACCTCCATTACTGGATGGACGAGAACTACCTCCACAGCTGCTTCGGCTACACCGGCGAG GTTGTGGCGATTAAAGTCATTCGCAATAAGCAGACTGGACAGTCTGAAGGATATGGATTTGTTGAGTTCTACAGTCATGCTGCAGCTGAAAAAGTTCTTGAAGGGTTTTCTGGTCATATTATGCCAAATACCGACCAGCCTTTTAGGTTAAATTGGGCATCGTTTAGCATGGGAGATAGGCGCTCAGATGTTGCTTCAGATCATTCCATATTTGTAGGCGATCTTGCTTCTGATGTCAATGATGCCACACTACTGGAGGCTTTCTCCAGCAGGTACTCCTCTGTCAAAGGTGCCAAAGTTGTCATTGATGCTAACACTGGTAGATCGAAAGGTTATGGCTTCGTGAGATTTGGAGATGACAGTGAGAAGACACATGCCATGACTGAGATGAATGGTGTGTATTGCTCTTCTAGGCCCATGAGAATTGGCCCAGCAACTCCAAGAAAATCATCAG GTACTTCTGGATCAAATGGTTCATCTGCTCGATCAGACGGAGGAGATTTGACAAACACAACA GTATTTGTGGGTGGGCTCGACCCAAATGTTAGTGAAGAGGACCTTAGGCAAACCTTCTCCCAGTATGGAGAAATTTCTTCGGTAAAGATTCCAGTTGGGAAACAATGTGGCTTCGTGCAGTTTGCTCAGAG AAAGAACGCGGAGGACGCATTGCAAGGATTAAATGGCAGTACTATTGGCAAACAGACCGTGCGTCTTTCATGGGGTCGCAACCCAGCAAACAAGCAG TTTAGAGGCGACAACGGCAACCAGTGGAACAACGGGGGAATGTACTACGCGGCGTCCCCGTTCTACAACGGCTACGGTTACCCTGCGGCGCCGTTCCCTGATCCAGGCATGTACGCTGCTCCAGCCTACGGTGCCTACCCGTTCTATGGCAACCAGCAGCAAGTGAGCTGA
- the LOC8083238 gene encoding serine carboxypeptidase-like 28 encodes MLLLLVSVAVLHTNASQSQQAQLEKFILSRKAADKITALPGQPHVDFDQYSGYVTVDEKHGRALFYYFVEAPQDASSKPLLLWLNGGPGCSSLLGAMLELGPFRVNFDNVTLRVNEYAWNKEANVIFLESPAGVGFSYSNTSSDYNESGDSRTAEDAYIFLVNWLERFPEYKTRAFYISGESYAGHYVPQLAATILSHNLYNNGTIVNLQGILVGNPYLDDYKNQKGRFEYLWNHGVLSDEAWANITNHCSFNSSDNELCSEFYGWYDFGPIDPYGIYAPICIDEPDGSYHSSSYLPGYNPCDFYPTWTYLNDPVVQEAFHARKTEWDSCANLDWKDAPKSMVPTLQWLIMHGLPVWLFSGDFDAICPLTATRYSIQDLNISVTTPWRPWTAKMEVGGYVQQYAGGFTFITVRAAGHMVPSMQPGRALILLNYFLKGVLPPYIQEQ; translated from the exons ATGCTCTTGCTTCTCGTCTCTGTGGCTGTGTTACACACTAATGCGTCGCAGTCGCAGCAAGCTCAACTTGAGAAATTCATCTTGTCTCGAAAA GCGGCCGACAAGATCACGGCGCTGCCGGGGCAGCCACACGTCGACTTCGACCAGTACAGCGGGTACGTGACCGTCGACGAGAAGCACGGCCGCGCGCTCTTCTACTACTTCGTGGAAGCGCCGCAGGATGCATCGTCCAAGCCACTCCTCCTGTGGCTTAACGGAG GGCCTGGATGTTCGTCGTTACTCGGAGCAATGCTAGAGCTGGGCCCGTTCCGCGTGAACTTCGATAACGTAACACTTAGAGTAAACGAGTATGCCTGGAACAAAG AGGCTAATGTAATCTTTCTGGAGTCGCCCGCTGGTGTCGGATTTTCTTATTCCAACACATCATCTGACTACAATGAGAGTGGGGATTCAAGGACCGCCGAGGATGCGTACATCTTCCTTGTCAATTGGCTTGAGAGGTTCCCTGAGTACAAGACGCGTGCCTTTTATATTTCTGGTGAGAGCTACGCTGGTCACTATGTGCCACAACTAGCTGCCACCATCCTTAGTCACAACTTGTACAACAACGGAACGATAGTAAACCTTCAGGGCATCTTG GTTGGCAATCCATATCTGGATGACTATAAAAACCAGAAGGGACGATTTGAGTACCTATGGAACCATGGGGTGTTGTCCGATGAGGCCTGGGCCAACATTACCAACCATTGCAGTTTTAACTCTTCAGATAATGAACTATGCTCGGAGTTCTATGGGTGGTACGATTTTGGTCCCATTGATCCCTACGGCATATACGCTCCCATTTGCATCGATGAACCTGACGGATCATATCACTCCAGCAGTTAT cTACCAGGGTACAATCCATGTGACTTCTATCCTACCTGGACCTACCTCAATGATCCTGTGGTGCAAGAGGCTTTTCATGCTAGAAAGACTGAATGGGATAGCTGCGC AAACCTAGATTGGAAAGATGCGCCAAAATCTATGGTGCCGACCCTCCAGTGGCTAATCATGCATGGGCTGCCCGTATGGTTGTTTAG TGGCGATTTTGATGCCATATGCCCACTCACCGCCACAAGATACTCGATCCAAGATCTGAACATCTCAGTCACAACACCGTGGCGTCCATGGACAGCAAAAATGGAG GTGGGAGGTTATGTTCAACAGTATGCAGGAGGCTTCACATTTATTACTGTGAGGGCCGCTGGGCACATGGTTCCATCTATGCAACCCGGGAGAGCTCTCATATTGCTCAACTATTTCCTCAAAGGGGTGCTTCCTCCTTATATACAAGAACAATGA